From the genome of Alicyclobacillus sp. SO9:
AACCTGAAACCGTGTGCCTACAATCAGTCGAAGCATCCGTAGAGGTGTGACGGCGTGCCTTTTGTAGAATGAACCGGCGAGTGAGGGCGGCGAGCAAGGTTAAGGTGAGAAGCCGGAGCCGAAGCGAAAGCGAGTCTGAAAAGGGCGATAAGTTGGCAGTCCTCGACCCGAAACCGGGTGATCTACCCCTGGTCAGGGTGAAGTGCGGGTAACACCGCATGGAGGCCCGAACCCACTGGCGTTGAAAAGCCAGGGGATGAACTGGGGGTAGGGGAGAAATTCCAATCGAACTCGGAGATAGCTGGTTCTCCCCGAAATAGCTTTAGGGCTAGCGTCCGGGGATGAGTTGCGGAGGTAGAGCACTGATTGGGTGCGGGGCCCGTCCAGGGTTACCAAGCTCAGTCAAACTCCGAATGCCGCAATATTAACCCGGGCAGTCAGACTACGAATGCTAAGATCCGTGGTCAAAAGGGAAACAGCCCAGACCAACAGCTAAGGTCCCAAAGTACCAGTTCAGTGGGAAACGATGTGGCGGTGCACAGACAACCAGGATGTTGGCTTAGAAGCAGCCACCATTGAAAGAGTGCGTAATAGCTCACTGGTCGAGTGACGCTGCGCGGAAAATGTAACGGGGCTAAACTGGACACCGAAGCTTTGGATGCACAGAGATGTGCGTGGTAGGGGAGCGTTCCATGAGCGGCGAAGTTGAGCTGAGAGGCTTGGTGGAGGTCATGGAAGTGAGAATGCCGGTATAAGTAGCGAAAAGACAAGTGAGAATCTTGTCCGCCGAAAGCCCAAGGGTTCCTGGGGAAGGATCGTCCGCCCAGGGTTAGTCGGGACCTAAGGCGAGGCCGAAAGGCGTAGTCGAAGGACAACTGGTGGAAATTCCAGTACCACTCCAGACTGTTTGAGCGAAGGGGTGACGCAGGAGGTCCAGGGAAGCGGCCGGATGGAAGAGGCCGTCCAAGCAGCAAGAGGGGAATCGAGGCAAATCCCGGTTCTATTAACCTCAAGCTGTGATGGGGAGGGAAGAACAGTACCGAAGTCCTGAGGATCACACTGCCGAGAAAAGCCTCTAGTGAGGAAAGGAGTGCCCGTACCGAAAACCGACACAGGTGGGCGCGTGGAGAACACGAAGGCGCGCGGGAAAACTCTCGTTAAGGAACTCGGCAAAATGGCCCCGTAACTTCGGGAGAAGGGGCGCTCATCGAGAGATGAGCCGCAGTGAAAAGGCCCAAGCGACTGTTTATCAAAAACACAGGTCTCTGCCAAGCCGAAAGGCGAAGTATAGGGGCTGACGCCTGCCCGGTGCTGGAAGGTTAAGAGGAGGGCTTAGGGTTTCGACCCGAAGGTCTGAATTGAAGCCCCAGTAAACGGCGGCCGTAACTATAACGGTCCTAAGGTAGCGAAATTCCTTGTCGGGTAAGTTCCGACCCGCACGAAAGGCGCAACGACTTGGGCGCTGTCTCAACGAGAGACCCGGTGAAATTGTAATACCTGTGAAGATGCAGGTTACCCGCGGCTAGACGGAAAGACCCCGTGGAGCTTGACTGCAGCTTGATATGGGAGATGGGTATGTCATGTACAGGATAGGTGGGAGACAGAGAAGCAGGGGCGCAAGCCAATGTGGAGTCGGTGTTGGGATACCACCCTTGAGATGCCAATCTTCTAACCTGGCGCCATGAAACTGGCGTGGGGACAGTGTCAGGCGGGCAGTTTGACTGGGGCGGTCGCCTCCAAAAAGGTAACGGAGGCGCCCAAAGGTTCCCTCAGCGCGGATGGAAATCGCGCAGTGCGTGTAAAGGCAAAAGGGAGCTTGACTGCGAGACGGACAGGTCGAGCAGGGACGAAAGTCGGGCTTAGTGACCCGGCGGCCCCGAGTGGAAGGGCCGTCGCTCAACGGATAAAAGCTACCCCGGGGATAACAGGCTGATCTCCCCCAAGAGTTCACATCGACGGGGAGGTTTGGCACCTCGATGTCGGCTCATCGCATCCTGGGGCTGAAGTCGGTCCCAAGGGTTGGGCTGTTCGCCCATTAAAGCGGTACGCGAGCTGGGTTCAGAACGTCGTGAGACAGTTCGGTCCCTATCTGCCGCGGGCGCAGGATACGTGAGAGGAATCGTCCTTAGTACGAGAGGACCGGGATGAACAGACCGCTGGTGTCCCAGTTGTTCTGCCAAGAGCATAGCTGGGTAGCTAAGTCTGGAAGGGATAAGCGCTGAAAGCATCTAAGCGCGAAGCCCCCCTCAAGATAACGTGTCCCATCCATTTATGGAGTAAGACCCCTTGAAGAAGACGAGGTAGATCGGTCCGGAGTGGAAGCGTAGTGATACGTGGAGCTGACGGATACGAATCGGTCGAGGGCTTCACCAGAGGAACAGGGAAACGACAGACGACTCGCTGTCTGGGAAGAAGAGGTACCAATTACATAGGGGAATGAAGGGTGTGTGCGCAGTGGCTTGCGCAGCACGAACGAAGCACACGCCCTTCATCTCCCAGTCTGGTGACGAGAGCGGAGGGGCCACACGCGTGCCCATCCCGAACACGACCGTTAAGACCTCCAGCGCCGATGATACTTGGAGCGCGAGCTCCTGGGAAAGTAGGACATTGCCAGGCGAGAGAGCAAGAAGAGAGAGGCGTTGCACCCGATGTGGTGCAGCGTCTTTTGTATGTGACTGCAGGTACAAGTGACGGAATGAACAAGAGAGAAAGAGGAGAAGGAAGATAAACGGGGAAACCCGTTTATTTACCGTCTGAAGTTCTTTGAATGCATGGAAGCAGAGTTGGTTGATGTTTATGGCGGAATTGTGTCTGCTTGAGGGCAAAAGAGGGGGGGCAGTGCCAAAACATGGTCCCTGGCGACGTTGTGTTCACAAGGCGGACACAAACAGCCCGTTGACATGCCTCAGATGTGGCGGAACTGTGTCCAAAGTGCCGATGAGGGGGAGGGGTGCAGAAAATAGAGATCCCACAAGTGCTTATTTGGAACATGCCTATCGCCGTGTACAAAATAAGCTCCTGAGAAGTGCTTAAAGGCCAGAAAACCAACGAAAATGGGGTGTGAACAGCAAATAAGCTCGTCTGAAGTACTAGCGTTGCATTAACTTCAGTCGAAAATGTCAAGTGTTACGCGAGCACCGTTTCTCAGATAGGGTCAGAATATTTCGTGAATGAGCATTGAGGTGAATGAGCTAAAATGTCAAAGGGGATATAGACAGGTAGTCCGTTCCACATTTTACCTTATGAAGATGGGGTCGTACTCGCTGGTTTCTAAGTGCCCGACGTCTCCATTTACATATTGTTGTAAGGTTTGAGTAAAAGTCTGCTCATGGTTCATCCTCCTACGCCCACATGAACGCCGTGTCGGTGGTCGAGTCACGTAAAAGACGAATGTGTCAAATTTCTCGGCCCAATGACGTTGCAGGGATTTATAGACGGCGATCAGACGCCCGCTGTGTTTCACCCGTGCTTGCAGGAGTACAAGTAAGCAGAAGGTGATGAGCGCAATACGCAACTGGTTATAGACAGCATTCTCACTCTTGCCATAAAGCTGCTTCACTGTGAGATGTTGCTTAATCCACTTGAAGAACAGTTCAATCTGCCAGCGATTGCGGTACAGGTCACAAATCTCCTCAGCCGGTAAAGTCAGGTCATTGGTTAAGAAGATAACACGTTGCCCCTCTTTGTCTAAGGCCTCGATCCGACGGGTCGGATGCGCCATGCTCCGGAATTCGGAACCAAGCCGGATGACCGCATCACGTAACACAGGTGAATTCTCTGCAACGGGTCTTTCTTCTAACACTGCCATGGTGCCGGCATTGTGTCGGAGTCGTGTGACGAATTTGGTCCCACTTTGGCAATAGACGTCAAACTTTCGATAGTCGACGTAGCCACGGTCAAAGACAAACAGGGCATTTTCATCACAGGAAATGAGCTCATCCATTTGTGTTGTGTCTGCCGGCCTGGCTGGTGTAAGCGTTGCTTTATCCGGGTATACTCGTTCATTCATAAAGACGAGACGAAGGTGTAATTTGACGCCGGCTTTGTCTCGCTGGAAACTCGCCCATGGATACTGAGACAGGCACATAGTAATCGTGGAGGAGTCTACGAGATTCATTCGTCCTAACCGGTTTGTAGCCTTCTTCCATCCCAGAGCCTGAATGTTTTGGTCAACACATCGCCGAAAGACAGACTCAAGAAATCTCGTCTCCATCCGTAACTTGCGCGACAGTTGTGAGGTGCTGATGGATGCGAGACCAAGTTGCGCCTGCAGCTTTGGATCCTCATTTAAAAGGCCGCTGAGATTGGTCAATGATGTAACTTGTTGAATTTGTCCAAATACAAGCAGTTGAGTAAACGTGATAGCATCTAGCTTCTTCGTGTACTTGTCCAAACCCAAAGTTCGAATTTCGTCCAACATTTTCTCCGTATCCAAGGGAGAAAGGTATTTCATAAATGTGGATTTTGTAGTATCCTTGTCCATACTCTTTGGTTTCCTTAGTTTAGATTTGGACAGGACTACCTGTACTTTCTATTCTAAGGAAACTTTTATATTTCAGGGGTTACAGTTTCGTGAAGATTCCAATGATTGAAACAATGAAACTTGTCAACAGTACCCGTTGACAAGTCACAAAAAATTTAATGCAATGCTAGTACGTCTGAAGCGCTTATTTGCTCCATTGGGCCTCCGTTTCGGCGAATAAGCGCTTCTCGGATCTCTATTTGGTCCTGGTGGGCGGCAGCCGGAGCCCCCGTGCCCCCCCGGGCGGGGTTGCCTGCCCCGACCGCCCTGTACGTGAACCCGCCGCTCTTGCACAGTCGTGTGCAACTGTGTCCATGAAAGGAATGACCAAAGAGAGAAAGAGGAGAAGGAAGATAAACGGGGAAACCCGTTTATTTACCGTCTTAAGTTCCTTGAACGCATGGCAGCAGAGTTGGTGTTTATGGCGAAATTGTGTCTGAATGAAGGCAAGAGAGGGGCGAGTGTGCCAAAACATGGTCCCTGGCGGTGTTGTGTTCACAAGGCGGACACAAACAGCCCGGTGACATGCCTCAGATGTGGCGAAACTGTGTCCAAAGAGCCCATGAGGGAGAGGGGGGCAGAAAATAGAGATCCCACAAGTGCTTATTTGGAACGTGGCTATCGCCGAGTACAAAATAAGCTCCTGAGAAGTGCTTAAAGGCCAGAAAACCGCTGAAAATGGGGTGTGAACAGCAAATAAGCTCGTCTGAAGCGCTTATTCGCTCCATAGGGCCTCCGTTTCGGCGAATAAGCTCCTCTCGGATCTCTATTTGGCCCTGGAGCGCCCCCGTGCCCCCCGTGCCCCCCTGGAGTCCCCAGCCGCCCTACTGCCCTGTGCGTGAACTCTCCTCTCTTGCACAGTCGTGCGCAACTGTGTCTATGATAAGAAGGAGAGTGTGTTTAAAGCGCGAAAGAGTTTCGTTGCGGGCTTGGGGCAGAGGATAGCAGTCGAGACGTCTTGTGTTCGCTAGAGAAGAGACAACTGCATCGGTTATAAAGATGGAGACTACGACTAGCGTATGTTTATAAAATTGTAGGTTACGACTGGCATAGAGAGGAGTGTGATGTACAGGTGGATGAGGGGTACAGCAGCTTACCTGGACTTCGGGTTCAGCGATTGAGCTACCGGGACATTTCAAGTTTGTGTTCTGTCGCAGATGAAGTGGGATGGAGTTTTTCACCAGAGAGAATGAAGACGTTCCTTCAGTCAGGATGCTTCTGGGGCCATTACGCTAACAACGGTGCTGTGTCCAGTGCAGCCGTCTTTCCTCTCGGCGAAGAGTTGTCCGCAATCGGTCTTGTCATGGTTAAACCGGAGTATCACAGACAGGGTTTAGGAAAGAGTTTAGTGCAACTCTGTCTTGAGAATATGGGAGCTCCTGCGGCTCTACTCGTAGCAACAGAAATGGGTGCTCCGCTATATTCAAAGTCTGGATTCACCACAATCAACGACGTCCAGCGATGGATATTTTCGGATACATCGTCCTCGTCTGTTGTGAATACTGCACACCTTGAGGATACATATTCAGATTATGTATTTGAGCCTCTTTGCGTTCATCACATCCCTTCTCTAGAAGCACTGGACTACCAGTTTACGGGTATTCGGAGGCACCGCATCTTGGATGCAATGACCTATAGGGATGACGGCAACAGTCTTTCGGGCGGGCCGAACCGGCCGAACCTTGCCTCAGGTGTATCTGGAATTGTAGGATTGGAAAGAGGTTCTAGGATGTTCGCCGGATTTACACTCGTCAATCAAAGCACTCAACAGATTCAGATTGGTCCGGTGATAGCTTCATCAGACGATCTCGCTATTCAACTGCTCCATCACACAGTCCGCCTTATGAAAGATTTAGCAGGTACTGCACACCCTCCATTCAGGGTTGATGTGCTCGCCCATCACAGGTCTTATACCAAACTACTGGAGGCAGAGGGATGGAAACTGCAGAAAATTTCTCCGTTGATGCTTTACGGGTCGTGGAATGCAGACTTATACAGCAATCATGTTTACGGTCTGATTGACCCAGCTTTTGGTTAGTCTAAGATGTGAACGAGCATTCATTGACCTACACATCCACATGTCAGGTTTGACTTGTGATTTTATATATTGGGAGTGGGAACATGGTTGAAGTAAGTATTGGAGACATAGAATCGGGTAAGAAAATGCATCGGTTAT
Proteins encoded in this window:
- a CDS encoding IS4 family transposase, which produces MDKDTTKSTFMKYLSPLDTEKMLDEIRTLGLDKYTKKLDAITFTQLLVFGQIQQVTSLTNLSGLLNEDPKLQAQLGLASISTSQLSRKLRMETRFLESVFRRCVDQNIQALGWKKATNRLGRMNLVDSSTITMCLSQYPWASFQRDKAGVKLHLRLVFMNERVYPDKATLTPARPADTTQMDELISCDENALFVFDRGYVDYRKFDVYCQSGTKFVTRLRHNAGTMAVLEERPVAENSPVLRDAVIRLGSEFRSMAHPTRRIEALDKEGQRVIFLTNDLTLPAEEICDLYRNRWQIELFFKWIKQHLTVKQLYGKSENAVYNQLRIALITFCLLVLLQARVKHSGRLIAVYKSLQRHWAEKFDTFVFYVTRPPTRRSCGRRRMNHEQTFTQTLQQYVNGDVGHLETSEYDPIFIR
- a CDS encoding GNAT family N-acetyltransferase produces the protein MDEGYSSLPGLRVQRLSYRDISSLCSVADEVGWSFSPERMKTFLQSGCFWGHYANNGAVSSAAVFPLGEELSAIGLVMVKPEYHRQGLGKSLVQLCLENMGAPAALLVATEMGAPLYSKSGFTTINDVQRWIFSDTSSSSVVNTAHLEDTYSDYVFEPLCVHHIPSLEALDYQFTGIRRHRILDAMTYRDDGNSLSGGPNRPNLASGVSGIVGLERGSRMFAGFTLVNQSTQQIQIGPVIASSDDLAIQLLHHTVRLMKDLAGTAHPPFRVDVLAHHRSYTKLLEAEGWKLQKISPLMLYGSWNADLYSNHVYGLIDPAFG